The following are from one region of the Bradyrhizobium septentrionale genome:
- a CDS encoding acyl-CoA dehydrogenase family protein, producing the protein MSDDEQTAMIRETVARFVDRELIPLEPQYLKSKLPGSDHPELTPEQRKRLRDVSKELGLWGLDAPEDLGGHDLPTRTMAAVHEELGRSCVPFVLPPDSPNLRMLQAVGTEAQKRKYLQPYIEGRMASAIAISEPGAGGDPAAMKTRAALEGEEWVLNGRKIWISNARAADFIIVMARVGSDQRQGGITSFIVEKGTPGFIIEREIPMVGGGSTYEIVFEDCRIPNDSVLGEVGKGYAPMQLRLRTRRLEMGSTCVGITKRALDMMCDHAKQRETFGVKLAERQAIQWWIADISTRMHACRLMVREAADKTDRGEDIRHEASMIKVFATEMAYDACDHAMQTLGALGVTLELPLNALWQKARLMRVYEGPSEVHRQSIARRVLGLRGG; encoded by the coding sequence ATGAGCGATGATGAACAGACAGCCATGATCCGCGAGACCGTCGCGAGATTCGTCGATCGCGAGCTGATCCCGCTCGAGCCGCAATATCTGAAATCGAAACTGCCCGGCAGCGATCATCCCGAGCTCACGCCGGAACAGCGCAAGCGGCTGCGCGACGTCTCGAAGGAGCTCGGGCTCTGGGGCCTCGATGCGCCCGAGGATCTCGGCGGCCACGACCTGCCGACGCGCACGATGGCTGCGGTGCACGAGGAGCTCGGTCGCAGCTGCGTGCCCTTCGTGCTGCCGCCGGACTCGCCGAACCTGCGCATGCTGCAGGCGGTCGGCACCGAGGCGCAGAAGAGGAAATATCTGCAGCCCTATATCGAGGGCCGCATGGCATCGGCGATCGCGATCTCGGAGCCCGGCGCCGGCGGCGATCCCGCGGCCATGAAGACCCGCGCGGCGCTCGAAGGCGAAGAATGGGTGCTGAACGGCCGCAAGATCTGGATCAGCAACGCGCGCGCCGCCGACTTCATCATCGTGATGGCGCGTGTCGGCAGCGACCAGCGCCAGGGCGGCATCACCTCCTTCATCGTGGAGAAGGGCACGCCGGGATTCATCATCGAACGCGAGATCCCGATGGTCGGCGGCGGTTCGACCTACGAGATCGTGTTCGAGGACTGCCGCATCCCGAATGACTCCGTGCTGGGCGAGGTCGGCAAGGGTTACGCGCCGATGCAGCTGCGCCTGCGCACGCGGCGGCTCGAGATGGGATCGACCTGCGTCGGCATCACCAAGCGCGCGCTCGACATGATGTGCGATCACGCCAAGCAGCGCGAGACGTTCGGCGTCAAGCTTGCCGAGCGCCAGGCCATCCAGTGGTGGATCGCCGATATCTCCACGCGCATGCATGCCTGCCGGCTGATGGTGCGCGAGGCCGCCGACAAGACCGATCGCGGCGAGGACATCCGCCACGAGGCCTCGATGATCAAGGTGTTCGCGACCGAGATGGCCTATGACGCCTGCGACCACGCCATGCAGACGCTCGGCGCGCTCGGCGTGACGCTGGAATTGCCGCTCAACGCGCTCTGGCAGAAGGCCCGCCTGATGCGGGTCTACGAAGGCCCGAGCGAGGTCCATCGCCAGTCGATCGCGCGTCGCGTGCTCGGGTTGCGCGGCGGTTAG
- a CDS encoding methyl-accepting chemotaxis protein, translating into MKIGTLLTAAIVSLSAVGGGLAAYVAVTKYQTMDKISTAQGRLEIVRAVGDIPRYMNPERGYATNLLLGTATIDPKQIAELDRQRRLTDGALAKVNQVRAALPGSLDDGEAVASAIDALKLKFAGLRDAIAAAIAGPADARRAAAGKIVADNSVFNAGVTTLLDEQVRRLAGLDGNAYRQASYANVAWTLRDIGGLNASLHKALVGAKRVATDQEKLELYRSTGRTEQILSTLQELRNNPATPANVMTALGKMQADYVERFGKALKFAKEGAVTGKYEQDLDTYYPESQIGLAAIITVREALYENAEQGLASAYSSARLSFVIALVGLLAVIAVSAGLIVMVGRRILNPIAALTGRMSRLAAGEVAEAIPGAARNDEIGAMAAAVQVFKDNKIEADRLAAEKEAENDVKMRRARVLDDLTHAFEAKVTELVGGLSAASSVMEDTAQSMSATAAATNRQAAVVAAASDQTSTNVQTVASATEELTSSISEIARQVATSTEIAARAVDHARRTGDTARSLADGAQKIGDVVTLIQSIAAQTNLLALNATIEAARAGEAGRGFAVVASEVKSLAGQTAKATTEIAEQITAIQTASDETVTAIRSVVDVITEIDQIGTAIAAAIEEQGSATQEISRSVQEAARGTQEVNSNISGVQRAADDTGAAATQVLGAAEQLSTQSKDLAGQVNRFLSDVRAA; encoded by the coding sequence ATGAAAATCGGTACTCTCCTGACGGCTGCGATCGTCTCCTTGTCCGCGGTCGGCGGCGGACTGGCGGCTTATGTCGCGGTGACCAAGTACCAGACCATGGACAAGATCTCGACCGCGCAGGGCCGGCTCGAGATCGTCCGCGCCGTCGGCGATATCCCGCGCTACATGAACCCCGAGCGCGGCTACGCCACCAATTTGCTGCTCGGCACCGCCACGATCGATCCGAAGCAGATCGCCGAACTCGACCGTCAGCGCCGGCTGACCGACGGCGCGCTCGCCAAGGTCAACCAGGTGCGCGCCGCGCTGCCGGGATCGCTCGACGACGGCGAGGCGGTCGCGAGCGCGATCGATGCGCTGAAGCTGAAATTTGCCGGGCTGCGCGACGCCATTGCGGCTGCAATCGCCGGCCCGGCCGATGCCCGCCGCGCGGCCGCCGGCAAGATCGTCGCCGACAATTCCGTGTTCAACGCCGGTGTCACCACGCTGCTCGATGAGCAGGTGCGCCGGCTTGCCGGCCTCGACGGCAATGCCTATCGCCAGGCCAGCTACGCCAACGTCGCCTGGACGCTGCGCGACATCGGCGGCCTCAATGCCAGCCTGCACAAGGCGCTGGTCGGCGCCAAGCGTGTCGCGACCGATCAGGAGAAGCTGGAACTCTACCGCTCGACCGGCCGCACCGAGCAGATCCTCTCGACGCTGCAGGAGCTGCGCAACAATCCGGCAACGCCAGCGAACGTCATGACGGCACTCGGCAAGATGCAGGCCGATTATGTCGAGCGGTTCGGCAAGGCGCTGAAGTTCGCCAAGGAAGGCGCGGTGACCGGCAAGTACGAGCAGGACCTCGACACCTACTACCCCGAATCGCAAATCGGCCTCGCCGCCATCATCACCGTGCGCGAGGCGCTCTACGAGAATGCCGAGCAGGGCCTTGCGAGCGCCTATTCGTCGGCGCGGCTCAGCTTCGTGATTGCGCTGGTCGGGCTGCTCGCGGTCATTGCGGTCAGTGCCGGCCTCATCGTCATGGTCGGCCGCCGCATCCTCAACCCGATCGCCGCCCTCACCGGCCGGATGTCGCGTCTCGCCGCGGGCGAGGTCGCCGAGGCGATCCCGGGCGCCGCGCGCAACGACGAGATCGGCGCCATGGCCGCCGCCGTGCAGGTGTTCAAGGACAACAAGATCGAAGCCGATCGCCTCGCTGCCGAGAAGGAAGCCGAGAACGACGTCAAGATGCGCCGCGCCCGCGTGCTCGACGATCTGACCCACGCCTTCGAAGCCAAGGTCACCGAACTGGTCGGCGGACTGTCGGCTGCATCCTCAGTCATGGAGGATACGGCGCAATCGATGTCGGCCACCGCCGCCGCCACCAACCGCCAGGCCGCGGTCGTGGCTGCCGCGTCGGATCAGACCTCGACCAACGTGCAGACGGTGGCGAGCGCGACCGAGGAACTGACCTCCTCGATCTCGGAGATCGCCCGCCAGGTCGCGACCTCGACCGAGATCGCGGCGCGCGCGGTCGACCATGCCCGCCGCACCGGCGACACCGCGCGTTCGCTGGCCGACGGCGCGCAGAAGATCGGCGACGTGGTGACGCTGATCCAGAGCATCGCGGCACAGACCAACCTGCTCGCGCTCAACGCCACCATCGAGGCGGCGCGCGCCGGCGAGGCCGGCCGCGGCTTTGCGGTGGTCGCCTCGGAGGTGAAATCGCTCGCCGGCCAGACCGCGAAGGCGACCACGGAGATCGCCGAACAGATCACCGCGATCCAGACCGCAAGCGACGAGACCGTCACCGCAATCAGGAGCGTCGTCGACGTCATCACCGAGATCGACCAGATCGGCACCGCGATTGCCGCCGCGATCGAGGAACAGGGCTCGGCAACCCAGGAGATCTCGCGCAGCGTTCAGGAAGCCGCGCGCGGCACCCAAGAGGTCAATTCCAACATCTCCGGCGTGCAGCGCGCTGCCGACGACACCGGCGCTGCGGCAACCCAGGTGCTGGGCGCGGCCGAACAGCTCTCGACGCAATCCAAGGACCTCGCCGGCCAGGTCAACCGCTTCCTCTCCGACGTGCGGGCGGCGTAA
- a CDS encoding NADPH-dependent FMN reductase: MTHRILVFYGSYRSDRMGIRLAHFVVEGFRARGDDVELIDAKEVGLPMLDRMYKEHPKGHAPAVLETLAGKIRDADGFLFVTGEYNWGMQPGLKNLTDHFLEEWFWRPAAIASYSAGRFAGARAATAWHGTLSEMGMVVVSSTISAGPIAQTLSAEGQPIGEGGKSLERAFPRFADDLAWWMEAAKAQRARKAPPY, translated from the coding sequence ATGACCCACCGCATTCTCGTCTTCTACGGCTCCTATCGTTCGGATCGCATGGGCATCCGGCTGGCGCATTTCGTCGTCGAGGGCTTTCGCGCCCGCGGCGACGATGTCGAGTTGATCGATGCCAAGGAGGTCGGTCTGCCGATGCTCGACCGGATGTACAAGGAACATCCCAAGGGCCACGCGCCGGCTGTGCTCGAAACGCTCGCCGGAAAGATCCGCGACGCCGACGGCTTCCTGTTCGTCACCGGCGAGTACAACTGGGGCATGCAGCCCGGGCTGAAGAACCTCACCGATCATTTCCTCGAGGAATGGTTCTGGCGGCCCGCGGCGATCGCGAGCTATTCGGCCGGACGATTCGCCGGGGCGCGCGCCGCGACCGCCTGGCACGGCACGCTGTCGGAGATGGGCATGGTTGTGGTGTCGAGCACGATCAGCGCGGGGCCGATCGCGCAGACCCTGTCGGCCGAAGGCCAGCCGATCGGCGAGGGCGGCAAATCGCTCGAGCGCGCCTTCCCACGCTTTGCCGACGATCTTGCCTGGTGGATGGAAGCCGCCAAGGCGCAGCGGGCGCGCAAGGCGCCGCCGTATTGA
- a CDS encoding SDR family NAD(P)-dependent oxidoreductase, whose protein sequence is MSLFTSPFDPAREAALVTGAGNGIGRAIAQALVGEGVRTVFADLHEDRVLAAIKAAPRPELAVPWIGDLAQREACDALLAHAQAKLGQVTHFVHSASPPRREADHAMAVDDETWRQMHVVNLDAGFHLSRELARRLIAAKTPGSFLLLTSLHAGTPRNLPHYSTAKAGMAMLVKELAKSWGHYGIRVNALVPGAIAAGGFVADPALAKHIPLGRLGQADDLAPMALAVLSHRLSGYVTGASIVVDGGLSLTNWFAPPELD, encoded by the coding sequence ATGAGCCTTTTCACATCGCCCTTCGATCCCGCGCGCGAGGCCGCCCTGGTCACCGGCGCGGGCAACGGCATCGGCCGCGCGATCGCGCAGGCCCTGGTCGGCGAAGGCGTGCGCACGGTGTTCGCCGATCTGCATGAGGACAGGGTTTTGGCCGCGATCAAGGCTGCCCCGCGTCCCGAGCTTGCGGTGCCCTGGATCGGCGATCTCGCGCAGCGCGAAGCGTGCGACGCCTTGCTGGCGCATGCGCAGGCAAAGCTTGGGCAGGTGACCCATTTCGTCCACAGCGCTTCGCCGCCGCGCCGCGAGGCCGATCACGCGATGGCGGTCGACGATGAGACCTGGCGGCAGATGCACGTGGTCAATCTCGATGCCGGCTTTCATCTGTCGCGCGAACTGGCGCGCAGGCTGATCGCAGCGAAGACGCCGGGCTCGTTCCTGCTGCTCACCTCGCTGCATGCCGGCACGCCGCGCAACCTGCCGCATTACTCGACGGCGAAGGCCGGCATGGCGATGCTGGTGAAGGAGCTTGCCAAGAGCTGGGGCCACTATGGCATCCGCGTCAATGCGCTGGTGCCCGGCGCGATCGCGGCCGGCGGTTTCGTCGCCGATCCCGCGCTCGCCAAGCACATCCCGCTCGGGCGGCTTGGCCAGGCCGACGATCTCGCGCCGATGGCGCTGGCCGTGCTGTCGCACAGGCTCTCCGGCTACGTTACCGGCGCATCGATCGTGGTCGACGGCGGTCTGTCGCTGACCAACTGGTTCGCGCCGCCGGAGCTCGACTGA
- a CDS encoding L,D-transpeptidase — protein sequence MIVSKLGLAAVLVGSLALGGCMQATLSPVTDAAMTPRDRQLLAHPPYADAKIPDQFQRHIVDYTRREQPGSILVDTDKRYLYYVLPGGKAIRYGVAVGEEAMAFSGVATVGRLAEWPDWVPTKDIQERLGPYPARVAGGPANPLGARGIYLYQGNKDTLYRIHGTNQPEYIGQAISSGCIRMNNPDVIDLYQRVKPGATVVVLPPGQSA from the coding sequence ATGATCGTGTCGAAATTGGGGCTTGCTGCTGTGCTGGTGGGTTCGCTTGCACTTGGCGGCTGCATGCAGGCGACGCTGTCGCCGGTGACGGATGCCGCGATGACGCCGCGCGATCGGCAGTTGCTGGCGCATCCGCCCTATGCGGACGCCAAGATCCCGGATCAGTTCCAGCGCCACATTGTCGATTACACACGCCGTGAGCAGCCGGGCTCGATCCTGGTCGATACCGACAAGCGCTACCTCTATTACGTGCTGCCCGGCGGCAAGGCGATCCGCTACGGCGTCGCCGTGGGCGAGGAGGCGATGGCGTTCTCAGGTGTCGCCACCGTGGGCCGCCTCGCTGAATGGCCGGATTGGGTTCCGACCAAGGATATCCAGGAGCGGCTCGGGCCGTATCCGGCGCGTGTCGCCGGCGGGCCGGCCAATCCGCTCGGTGCCCGGGGCATCTACCTCTACCAGGGCAACAAGGACACGCTCTACCGCATCCACGGCACCAACCAGCCCGAATATATCGGGCAGGCAATCTCGTCGGGCTGCATCCGCATGAACAATCCCGACGTGATCGATCTTTACCAGCGGGTCAAGCCTGGTGCGACCGTGGTCGTGCTGCCGCCGGGACAGAGCGCGTAA